Proteins from one Bacteroides zhangwenhongii genomic window:
- a CDS encoding ATP-binding protein, with product MEALQRLYPIGIQTFSEIREKNYLYIDKTEYVYHMTHFAKYVFLSRPRRFGKSLLTSTLHSYFSGRKDLFQGLAMERLEKDWIEYPVLHFDMSTAKHVDKEQLLQELNLKLSEYEGVYGKGQEEINPNQRLMGLIKRAYGQTGRQVVVLIDEYDAPLLDVVHEKENLGVLRNIMRNFYSPLKACDPYLKYVFLTGITKFSQLSIFSELNNITNISMDEPYAAICGITEDEMLTQMKEDVKRLAVKLEITPEEVLLKLKENYDGYHFTYPSPDLYNPFSLLNAFADGKFGSYWFGSGTPTYLIKMLGKFGVNPSEIGPKQAKASIFDAPTETMTNITPLLYQSGYITIKDYNKILDLYTLDIPNKEVRLGLMESLLPNYVGNETPEATTMVAYLFYDIQNGDMDSALRRLQTFLSTIPYCDNTKYEGHYQQLFYVIFSLLNYYVDIEVRTPRGRVDAVLRTNTTLYVMELKLDKTAGEAMEQINLKNYPERFALCGLPVVKVAINFDSERGTIGDWMIEK from the coding sequence ATGGAAGCTTTGCAAAGATTATACCCCATAGGGATACAGACTTTTTCTGAAATTCGTGAGAAGAATTACCTTTATATCGATAAGACGGAATACGTTTATCACATGACTCATTTTGCGAAATATGTGTTTCTGAGTCGTCCTCGCCGTTTTGGTAAGTCTTTGCTTACTTCTACTTTGCATAGTTATTTCTCGGGTCGTAAGGATCTGTTCCAAGGGTTGGCTATGGAAAGATTGGAGAAGGATTGGATAGAGTATCCGGTTCTTCATTTCGATATGAGTACGGCCAAGCATGTGGATAAGGAACAATTGTTGCAAGAGCTGAATCTGAAACTTTCAGAGTATGAAGGTGTTTATGGAAAAGGCCAGGAGGAGATTAATCCTAATCAACGTTTGATGGGGTTGATCAAGCGCGCTTATGGGCAGACGGGCCGACAGGTGGTTGTTCTTATAGACGAATATGACGCTCCTTTGCTTGATGTGGTACATGAAAAGGAAAATCTAGGCGTATTACGTAATATCATGCGTAACTTCTATAGTCCCTTGAAGGCTTGTGATCCTTATCTGAAGTATGTGTTTCTGACTGGTATCACCAAGTTCTCTCAGTTGAGTATCTTTAGTGAATTGAACAATATCACGAATATCAGTATGGATGAGCCATACGCTGCAATTTGCGGAATAACGGAGGATGAAATGCTAACGCAGATGAAAGAGGATGTGAAGAGATTAGCTGTGAAACTGGAAATAACACCGGAAGAAGTCTTGCTGAAGTTGAAGGAGAATTATGACGGTTATCATTTTACTTATCCGTCTCCCGACCTCTATAATCCTTTCAGTCTGTTGAATGCTTTTGCGGACGGTAAGTTTGGTTCTTACTGGTTCGGTAGCGGTACTCCTACATACTTGATAAAGATGTTGGGCAAATTTGGTGTAAATCCTTCTGAGATTGGCCCCAAACAAGCGAAAGCTTCCATTTTTGATGCTCCTACCGAGACCATGACGAATATCACTCCTTTGCTATATCAGAGCGGTTATATCACCATAAAGGATTATAATAAGATTCTGGACCTTTATACGCTTGATATTCCGAATAAGGAAGTCCGTCTGGGTCTTATGGAAAGCCTTCTTCCTAACTATGTGGGCAATGAGACCCCGGAAGCCACCACTATGGTTGCCTATCTTTTTTATGATATTCAGAACGGTGATATGGATTCTGCCTTGCGTCGTTTGCAGACTTTTTTGTCTACCATTCCTTATTGCGACAATACTAAATATGAGGGGCATTACCAGCAACTCTTTTACGTCATATTCAGTCTGCTGAATTATTATGTGGATATTGAAGTCCGTACCCCTCGTGGTCGAGTGGATGCGGTGCTTCGTACGAATACAACGCTTTATGTGATGGAATTGAAGCTTGATAAGACTGCCGGTGAAGCTATGGAACAGATCAACCTGAAGAATTATCCTGAACGCTTCGCTTTGTGTGGACTTCCGGTCGTGAAAGTGGCGATAAACTTTGATAGTGAGCGGGGGACGATAGGAGACTGGATGATTGAAAAATAA